The Streptomyces sp. P9-A4 genome contains a region encoding:
- a CDS encoding GMC family oxidoreductase, protein MTALPPTQNQERAEDGSYDDGKGSGDGYDYDVLVVGSGFGGSVTALRLTEKGYRVGVLEAGRRFTRATLPKNSWDVKNFLWAPALGLYGIQRIHLLGNVMVLAGAGVGGGSLNYANTLYVPPKPFFDDPQWKDITDWQEELRPYYDQAQRMLGVRINPTTTPSDVHLKAAAQAMGIGDTFHMAPVGVFFGDGADADGKAKAKPGGEVADPYFGGAGPSRRACTECGECMTGCRHGAKNTLNENYLHLAEKAGATVHPMTTVVTVTEDSRGGFAVKTLPTDQRRKGKGRTFTARRVVVAAGTYGTQTLLHRMKDSGLLPRISQRLGELTRTNSEGLVGAQTTDRRYRKKHGKDRADFTKGVAITSSVHPDANTHIEPVRYGRGSNSMGSLTVLQVPYGAHRVRNWFLNLLRHPTLAARSLSNRHWSERTIIGLVMQSLDNSLTTYRKPGGLGKGLLTARQGHGAPNPVQIPEATRAATLLAEEINGFPGSNVGELMGTPLTAHFLGGCPIGADAGSGVIDPYHRLFGHPGISVVDGAAVSANLGVNPSLTITAQAERAMSFWPNKGDEDTRPRQGEAYVRLSAVEPKSPVVPAEAFGALRLPFLGIPTVPPKAE, encoded by the coding sequence GCTCGTACGACGACGGCAAGGGCTCCGGGGACGGCTACGACTACGACGTCCTCGTCGTCGGCTCCGGCTTCGGCGGTTCGGTCACCGCCCTCCGCCTCACCGAGAAGGGCTACCGGGTCGGTGTCCTGGAGGCCGGCCGCCGCTTCACCCGCGCGACCCTGCCGAAGAACTCCTGGGACGTGAAGAACTTCCTGTGGGCCCCCGCCCTCGGTCTCTACGGCATCCAGCGCATCCACCTGCTCGGCAACGTCATGGTGCTCGCGGGCGCCGGCGTCGGCGGCGGCTCCCTCAACTACGCCAACACCCTCTACGTACCGCCGAAGCCGTTCTTCGACGACCCGCAGTGGAAGGACATCACGGACTGGCAGGAGGAGCTGCGGCCGTACTACGACCAGGCCCAGCGGATGCTCGGCGTCCGGATCAACCCGACGACCACCCCCTCCGACGTCCACCTCAAGGCCGCCGCCCAGGCGATGGGCATCGGCGACACCTTCCACATGGCCCCGGTCGGCGTCTTCTTCGGAGACGGCGCGGATGCCGACGGCAAGGCGAAGGCGAAGCCCGGCGGCGAGGTCGCCGACCCCTACTTCGGCGGCGCGGGCCCGTCCCGGCGCGCCTGCACCGAGTGCGGCGAGTGCATGACCGGCTGCCGCCACGGAGCCAAGAACACCCTCAACGAGAACTACCTCCACCTCGCCGAGAAGGCGGGCGCCACCGTCCACCCCATGACCACGGTCGTCACCGTCACCGAGGACTCGCGCGGCGGCTTCGCCGTGAAGACCCTCCCCACCGACCAGCGGCGGAAGGGAAAGGGGCGCACCTTCACCGCCCGCCGGGTGGTCGTCGCGGCCGGTACGTACGGCACCCAGACCCTGCTGCACCGGATGAAGGACAGCGGGCTGCTGCCCCGGATCTCGCAGCGCCTCGGCGAACTCACCCGCACCAACTCCGAGGGCCTGGTCGGCGCCCAGACCACCGACCGGCGCTACCGGAAGAAGCACGGCAAGGACAGGGCCGACTTCACCAAGGGCGTCGCCATCACCTCCTCGGTCCACCCCGACGCCAACACCCACATCGAGCCGGTGCGGTACGGCAGGGGCTCCAACTCCATGGGCAGCCTGACCGTCCTCCAGGTGCCCTACGGGGCCCACCGGGTGCGCAACTGGTTCCTCAACCTGCTCAGGCACCCCACGCTCGCCGCCCGTTCGCTCTCCAACCGGCACTGGTCGGAGCGGACCATCATCGGCCTGGTCATGCAGTCCCTCGACAACTCCCTGACGACCTACCGCAAGCCCGGCGGCCTCGGAAAGGGCCTGCTCACGGCCCGCCAGGGACACGGCGCGCCCAACCCGGTCCAGATCCCGGAGGCCACCCGGGCCGCCACCCTCCTCGCCGAGGAGATCAACGGCTTCCCCGGCTCCAACGTCGGCGAACTGATGGGCACCCCGCTCACCGCCCACTTCCTGGGCGGCTGCCCCATCGGAGCCGACGCCGGGTCCGGCGTCATCGACCCGTACCACCGGCTCTTCGGGCACCCCGGGATCTCCGTCGTCGACGGCGCGGCCGTCTCCGCCAACCTCGGCGTCAACCCGTCGCTGACGATCACGGCGCAGGCGGAGCGGGCGATGTCCTTCTGGCCGAACAAGGGCGACGAGGACACCCGGCCGCGCCAGGGCGAGGCGTACGTACGGCTCTCGGCGGTCGAACCGAAGTCCCCCGTGGTCCCGGCCGAGGCCTTCGGCGCCCTGCGGCTGCCCTTCCTCGGCATCCCGACGGTCCCGCCGAAGGCGGAGTGA
- a CDS encoding chorismate mutase, whose protein sequence is MTTNTATPEKTGARTDEAATLIGGARERIDALDDRIIGLIQERMAVSAVIQEARITSGGRRVNLAREMEVLGHYRDALGKPGTALAMTMLELCRGQI, encoded by the coding sequence ATGACGACGAACACCGCCACCCCCGAGAAGACCGGCGCCCGCACCGACGAGGCGGCGACGCTGATCGGGGGCGCCCGTGAGCGGATCGACGCGCTGGACGACCGGATCATCGGGCTGATCCAGGAGCGGATGGCCGTCTCGGCCGTCATCCAGGAGGCCCGGATCACCTCCGGCGGCCGCCGGGTGAACCTGGCGCGCGAGATGGAGGTCCTCGGCCACTACCGGGACGCCCTGGGCAAGCCGGGCACGGCCCTGGCGATGACGATGCTGGAGCTGTGCCGGGGGCAGATCTGA